The genomic stretch ttcacaataaaaatagaagaaaaaagTTTGATTATGTTTAGACCTTCTCTCTCTCTGATTATTCGGGCATTGCTGTAGAGCTCCCTGTATGAATAATCATCTTCCGTTAATGAATTTTAACTTGATTCGTCACACATTTTCTTAATAACCTTTTGGATGAAAACAGTGTGATTTGGTTTAACCATCTTCCTTCTCGAGTATTTGAACACTGTTGTAGAGCTTCTTGCTCAAATACCTGTCTCCACATAAAAGCAACTCACCTCATCAAACTTCTTTTTCgcccttgcacgactttgaaaaccttttcataaacTATTATGCTTTATCCATTTTGACacgaaacaaacaaagacttcaaCCTTCAAGAGCGAGCAACAAGTTAAGGTTTAACCGCTCAAACGCGATCTAAACATCACTATTTAAAAGCAACCAACAAACAATTATTTTCTAACACAGAActacgtagccttgagttctccatcgcatAATAACTATAAGATAGCGAATGATCCACGCTAACACTCGTTCGCATGACTAACTAAATGAGTatcgttgagtacaacagacgtgaaAGGTTCTAATACATTTCCCTtacataaccgactcccaaatCCGATCTAACCACGACGACCATTCCCCTTAGTTTTAGCCGGTTTTATTTGATATTTTCCTATTTTTTTGAAAGAAAGAAAGATCGGTGATAACTTTATTGTTATCTGAGCGTGCGACGCGCCCAAGTGTATTTTGCGCCGCGACATAATTATAATTATGCGTTGGGAAAATAAGGTGTTATATTTGTGCCGATCTTCGATACAATGGAATTGAGGTGTACCTGCAAGGTTAACACTCCAAGACATAAGTCACAAAAATTAGAAGTTAGAGAGATAAAACTTTGTAAGAGTGAATGAAAAATACTTGTCATAACGCGTAGACAAGATTATATATGACGAATGACTAGAACCGTTTCCATTGGTGCAACGCGAAATGTGAGAAATCGTTGGATTGAATTCAATGTCTAATGACGAGCAATTAACTTGAATATGATGTGCGATTTTCTAAAGAGAATCCACTTATCCATCATTCTACTAGAAATATATTTTGAATTGGACCTTTGGTATTTGACTGCTATTTGGCCGACTCAAAATATCATTTATCCACATTTTATGAAAAAATAGTTTAATCCTTGCTTTATTTTGATTCTAATAAAAATATGCATGAAAATTGAAGTCTATTTTTTCCTTAAATAATTGAAAAAAgataaatattttatttttgaaacTAAACATATTTCTTTTATGTACttaacaaaaaaaacataaaaattaCCAATTCAATATAATAAGATTTAAAATATCCCTTAGCAAgatttaaaattaaatatgttAACGAGTAATTGCTAAACACGTTATTTTTAGTAAATTAATTAAGAATCTTCCAACTTTTTTGGTAAATTAATTATTAAGAAAAGTAGCATTAACTAAAATGGGTCACAATACATTACAGTGGTCCACATCACAGAGAATCATAGCATACATTAACCACTCTTATAAATACAGAGCCTCTCTTCTCTTCCCGCCGTTTCATACAGAAGAGTGTGTTTTTTGTGTAGCGAAGCGTGCTTTATGATTTTCGAACTATCGTCGTTTCATTGATCTTCAAAATAAAACGCTTCTTCAATCGCAAACCCTAAAACacgttctctctctctctctctctctctctctctctctctctctctcttcttcaCCCGCTTCGTCAATGGAACTCCGTCCTCGTCGACTCCTTACCGATGATGTGGATTCTGGTGACTACATCTTTCTTACCTTTACTTCGTTTAATCTGAATCTAGATAGTAAGGGTTAATGTGTGATTTTGGATTTGGATTGTTGAAGATGCAATTTATTGTGTTCGGTTTGGGGTTTCTCTTTGTAGTGTGGAGTTGAGGAttattattttgaataaggtGTGCTTTTTGTTAATGTTTGCTGATTACTGATTACTTTGTTTTTTTCCCTATGTATGTATGGATTAGCGGCTGAGAAGGGGAAGCAGCCGATGGATGATTCTGATGGAAAGTGTGACAGTGACACTGAAAGTGATCTTGGTTCGTTTTTGAAATCTGATTCTGATTATGAAGGTAAATAACTTTCATAAATCAAAATTCAAACGGTTGCAAGCTGATTACCTTTactttttgttatttttaaatgCAAACTGTTGCTAGGGTTTGTAACTAACTTTTCATAAATCAAAATTCAGTTACTCCTATTATGGAAAATTCTATTACATTTTTATCAAAAATGTTGCGAGTATGATCTTAAACTTTAGGGATTGTTAATGATGTGGTAGTCTGTTTATGATTCTAGTTAACTTATGATTGGAACCTGAGTTAGGAGTAAAATTTACTAGATGAAAACTAAAAACATTTTTACGTAGATGAaaatttttcttttgaaaattcAATGCAGCTGAAGCCGTTGACGAGCACTTAACTTTTGACTTGAATCAAGTCCCAACTTTAAGCGGAAATGATTCTGATTGTGATTCTTTAGCTAAAAAGATAATGGCACTGTCTCGAAAGAGAGGAAGAGAATCCCTGATAAAAATCGAAGGCCTGAGTGATTTAGAGAGAGAGCTGGAGCACGGTGATGAAGCTTCAATTGATTCACCTAAGGAGAAAAAGAAGCGAAAAGCAAATAAAACGAAAAAGGGAGTTCCTAAGCCAGTGTTGTTATGGCATGCTTGGAGAGATGAGCATGAAAGATGGATTGATCAGAATTTGTTGGAAGATGTTAACTTAGATCAAAGTGAAGTGATGAATGAGACTGCCGAGGCATCGTCAGATCTGATTGTTCCTTTGCTGAGGTACCAAAGGGAATGGTTAGCATGGGCTTTGGAGCAAGAAAATTCTGTAAGTAGAGGAGGAATCCTCGCCGATGAAATGGGTATGGGGAAAACTATTCAAGCAATTGCCCTTGTTCTTGCTAAACGTGAATTTCAACAAATGAGTCGCGAACCAGATGAACACCCACATTCACCCGGGTCATCTAAAGTCCTTCCTGCGATCAAAGGAACCCTTGTCATCTGTCCTGTGGTTGCTGTTACTCAGTGGGTTAGTGAGATTGATCGATTTACTTTGAGAGGAAGCACCAAGGTTCTGGTTTATCATGGGGCAAAGAGAGGGAAGAGTGCTGAACAGTTCTCAGAGTATGATTTTGTAATAACAACATATTCTATTGTTGAATCGGAGTACAGAAGGTATGTGATGCCTCCTAAGGAGAAATGCCTATATTGTGGAAGATTATTTTACGAGAGTAAATTAATTATTCACCAGAAGTACCACTGTGGGCCTGGCGCTATTAAAACTGAAAAACAATCAAAGCAgacaaagaaaaagaaaagtgGTCAGAGTTCAAAGTGGGATGGAGGGTTGAAGCAGGGCTCTatcaagaagaagaagaatgaaatATCCTCAAGAATAGAAGACAATGAGAAGTCTTGGCTCCATGCTGTTAAGTGGCAGAGGATCATATTGGATGAGGTCAGTTGGGATAATGTAGGATTATGGTTAAGATCTAATTAAATTATACTACTTGTTTCATTCCGAAAAgtattattttataaattaaagAATCATTTTGTATTCTCTTTCCCTATTTCTAAACCAACTTATATTTGCCCTCTTTCTTGTATAACTGCCTAATTAAGCTTTTATTGTCATCTTTTATCTCCAGCTTATTGCTATAGAAAAATCAAGAAAATAGTATTATTACTCAAGCTTAATGTTTTGACTTCGTAGCTATGTATCACATTTCTTATTGTGTTATGTATTATTACAAATATTATATTAGGTTCGGACATTTAACTTTTTGATACTTCAATGATTTGACTTGTTTTTTTCCCATTAATAGGCCCACTATATAAAATCTAGGCATTCTAACACTGCAAAAGCAGTTCTTGCTTTAGAGTCTTTCTACAAATGGGCATTAAGTGGCACACCCCTTCAGAACCGTGTTGGAGAGCTATATTCTTTGGTAAATTGCCGGTCTTTTTGTTAATAATTTATTCATTGTTTTTTTATATATGATTTGTCAAATAAAGCAACTCCTAAAATATAGCTTATTATCTTATCCAACATAATTGAAATACAATGCCATGTATGCAGGTACGATTTCTGCAGATAGTTCCTTATTCCTATAACCTATGCAAGGACTGTGATTGCAGGATGCTTAATCATAGGTTTGACTTGGCTTACAATCAGTATATTCAATGCACTTTTTGGTTTTTAATTTAGCAGGCAGTGATTTTACTTAGGGACCCAATTTAGTACTAAGGGTTTGATTATTAATTTTTATAATTCTTAGGAAGCTGAAGTGTGAGCTTAATTTTCTCATGTTATCTAAAATCAATAAAACTCGAAAGGCTTTTATGTATCTAGTGTCATCTGGGTGCTATTCACGTTCAACCTTTGCAACATTGTGGTTTATGTAATATATGATTATCTTTTTTCTGCTTTCAAATGCGTAATCAATAGTGTTTTATCTGTTTGCATGCTTTAATTGGGAAATTGTTAACTTTAATTAGGAAATTGTTAGGACACTTAGTTGTTAGCTAGGAAGACCTAGAAAAACTAAAGAGAAGTTATTAAGAAATATCTCTGATTAACGATTTGGATAGAAGCATGGTCCTGGATAGAACATTATGGCGGAAATTGATCCATGTAGCTGACCCCACTTAGGGGGTTAAGGCTTGGTTGCTGTTGTTTATTATCTCGTATCAGTAAAAAAACCAGTTTAAACTTGAGAGACTTGATGTATCTAATGTCCCCTGGGGATTTGCAATCTTGCGGTTTCTGTAATATACAAATATTCCTTTATTGCTTTCAAGTACTTGATGAATATACTAAGTGTTTTTTCAGTTTGCATGCTTCAATTAGGAATTTTGTTAGGACTAAATTGTTTATATTTCTTATTACCATTATTTCATTGTTTACTGATTATATTTGCTATACCTGTGCTCTTCTGCAGCTCCTCTAGACAATGTTCAAATTGCCCCCACAGTTCTGTTAGGCATTTTTGTTGGTGGAACAAAGTAAGTTCTGCAGTTTTTGGTCTTTTTTGGGTTCTACATATTAGAGTGAGTCAGAGTGAGAAGTCATATTCCTTGTAATTTTATACTGAGATGTTTAGCTGATGTTTTTATTATATATTACAACTTGATCAGAATATTGCCACACCAATTCAATCATATGGATATGGTGATGGGGGGAAAAGAGCTATGATATTGCtcaaaaacaaaattttaaagAGCATAGTGTTAAGGCGAACTAAAGTTGGCAGGGCTGCTGATCTGGCACTTCCTCCTAGGATCGTAAGTTTTTGTTTCCTGTTGTCTAAGTTTGGATTTCTTCATTTGGAGAGACTAATTTATTCTGCAACATATCTACCTGCAGGTATCATTGAGGAGGGATAGCCTAGATACAAAAGAACAAGATTATTATGAATCACTATACAGTGAAAGTCAAGCACAGTTTAATACGTATGTCAAATTCTTTATTTTACTGCGTATAATATGGTAAAATACAGTTTTGTATTTAACAAAATTGAAATGTGTTTGACACGAATGGCATTATATTTATTTAGCGGTGTTGAATTTATGGATCAAATTACCAAGTTGCGAATCTTCAGCAGTTCTATTTATTAATGAGGGTTGTCTAGTATCTCTATAACCCCATAAGCCTGGAAATCTTCCTTTAGAATAGTGATaccatgattttttttttgaaatcagggGTTGAAGTTGTGCTTGTCTATAACAACACAATTGTTCAAATTACATACATGATACATGAGTAATGAGTTATATAAAAGAGGTGCATGAACATAGTAATAGTATTACTGCACTATTTCCCGAGTTTGCTTGTTGTGGGAGAAGGAGCAGCGAACAATTTCAGACGTTTGCATGTCTTGCTGATCGCGCTGCCACATCAAATGAGTTCCCCACTGCACCGCATCAGTAAACGCGAGATGATGTGTGAAAGCATGCTATCTCACGAGATTTCACGCGCGATCTTGACGACACTTGGGACTAAATATCTTGTCTATTGTTTTGTAAGGAGAATGTACATATATATAATCATGAGTCTCCTGATCTATTCCGATAATTATAAAAAGGACTAACTAAGAGAGGAAAGATTAAATCAATACAATCAAGACACAATCACCCAATATCCTAATGGGTACTAATCATAATTTCAATATCTCAACATTTCCCCTAAAGGTGATGCATCATCATGTCATATGCATCCATCTTATCACATATGTATGTAATCCAAGAGCATTCGTAGAGATTTGGCAAGGATATCAACAACTTGATCCTTGGAATTGACAAAGGAGGTTCTGATGATTTTGGTGATAATCTTATCTCTAAAAAAACGTGACAATAAACTAGATTGGAGAAGAGGCGCAAAGTTGATTCTTAGAACTTGAGTTGGGCCTAACTCAACATTAAAAAATCGGCTTGTAAGGTGACAATTTCTCCTACTTTTAAACATATGGTGTTCAAGCCATCTCTCGTCCAATGTGAGACTTTTAACACACCTCTCACGCCTAGTGCGGTTACATCTGAAGTGTAATCCGAGTGACCCAATAGAAGAAACTTGATAGCAGGTGTTCCAACGGATCTTGGACAAACTCTGATATCGTCTTAGAATTTAGATTGGGCCTTATTCAACCTTATAGAAACAACTCGTAAAGTCAGGATTACCCTCActtataaaaatatatttaagtCATATCTCATTTAATGTGAGACTCTTTACACTGATCGATTATCACACAACTTCCATCAGACCAATTTTACACTAATGAAGGTCAATGCAATAAATGCTTCAATCACAACAGCTCACATGTGGCATGAGCCATAGTTATGATACTATCTTAAAATTTAGG from Lathyrus oleraceus cultivar Zhongwan6 chromosome 7, CAAS_Psat_ZW6_1.0, whole genome shotgun sequence encodes the following:
- the LOC127105669 gene encoding ATP-dependent helicase rhp16, translating into MELRPRRLLTDDVDSAAEKGKQPMDDSDGKCDSDTESDLGSFLKSDSDYEAEAVDEHLTFDLNQVPTLSGNDSDCDSLAKKIMALSRKRGRESLIKIEGLSDLERELEHGDEASIDSPKEKKKRKANKTKKGVPKPVLLWHAWRDEHERWIDQNLLEDVNLDQSEVMNETAEASSDLIVPLLRYQREWLAWALEQENSVSRGGILADEMGMGKTIQAIALVLAKREFQQMSREPDEHPHSPGSSKVLPAIKGTLVICPVVAVTQWVSEIDRFTLRGSTKVLVYHGAKRGKSAEQFSEYDFVITTYSIVESEYRRYVMPPKEKCLYCGRLFYESKLIIHQKYHCGPGAIKTEKQSKQTKKKKSGQSSKWDGGLKQGSIKKKKNEISSRIEDNEKSWLHAVKWQRIILDEAHYIKSRHSNTAKAVLALESFYKWALSGTPLQNRVGELYSLVRFLQIVPYSYNLCKDCDCRMLNHSSSRQCSNCPHSSVRHFCWWNKNIATPIQSYGYGDGGKRAMILLKNKILKSIVLRRTKVGRAADLALPPRIVSLRRDSLDTKEQDYYESLYSESQAQFNTYVQENTLTNNYAHIFDLLTRLRQAVDHPYLVVYSPTAAALKGGNLVSNGNVEVECGLCHDAVEDPVVTSCEHTFCKGCLIDFSASLGQVSCPSCSKLLTVDLTSNKDTVVHRTTIKGFRPSSILNRIQIENFQTSTKIEALREEIRSMVEMDGSAKAIVFSQFTSFLDLINYSLQKSGVSCVQLVGSMTLAARDVAIKKFTEDPDCRIFLMSLKAGGVALNLTAASHVFLMDPWWNPAVERQAQDRIHRIGQYKPIRIVRFVIENTIEERILKLQEKKELVFEGTVGGSTEALGKLTVADLRFLFVT